Proteins encoded within one genomic window of Anastrepha ludens isolate Willacy chromosome 4, idAnaLude1.1, whole genome shotgun sequence:
- the LOC128862016 gene encoding uncharacterized protein LOC128862016: protein MDLNYLDYLAYLETFWAYFPYLFYAFVFLTLIPKSIRRIKAFASADYEANRHKYHRCYAPDICCHTLGEAMPKPKPRKAVTRVYPKRHSTAGSTEAHFAKQDTNANHIKRQVEPASIQTNTHVNQIAKMFENVPTVTVSPVLLGKKINRVTPTLQCLEDDDNIAAAAPTPPKPTTLNASRLSQLLSQEQLENSLSLLQQANTDEEQNWMRESPPRRTRREASNTLNYGAGTSTTPSTASPAASSPLSDSPPLSSSPLASPVMFRPQLNMKSSLEDIFAAIARNAEKNENFIYAGCKTLPPVTSIDDILSQRRLSRPLSAYSISDLLNEESSAKDEARVEDFLTVLNTT from the coding sequence ATGGATTTGAATTACCTCGATTACCTCGCATACCTGGAGACTTTTTGGGCTTACTTTCCCTACCTCTTCTACGCGTTCGTCTTTCTCACTCTTATACCGAAATCCATACGCCGCATCAAGGCCTTCGCTAGTGCCGACTACGAGGCCAATCGTCACAAATACCATCGCTGCTATGCGCCGGATATTTGCTGCCACACCTTGGGCGAGGCTATGCCCAAGCCCAAGCCGCGCAAGGCCGTTACGCGCGTCTATCCGAAACGTCACAGCACAGCGGGCAGTACAGAAGCGCACTTCGCCAAACAGGATACGAACGCCAATCATATAAAACGGCAGGTAGAACCTGCCTCCATACAAACGAACACGCACGTCAATCAAATTGCGAAAATGTTCGAGAATGTGCCCACAGTGACCGTGTCGCCAGTGCTGTTGGGCAAGAAAATCAACCGCGTCACACCAACCCTACAATGTTTGGAGGACGACGACAATATAGCCGCAGCAGCGCCAACACCACCAAAGCCCACCACATTGAATGCATCGCGCCTCTCACAGCTCCTCTCACAGGAGCAACTGGAGAACTCACTGAGTTTGCTGCAGCAAGCAAACACGGATGAAGAACAGAATTGGATGCGCGAATCACCGCCACGCCGCACACGCCGCGAAGCGTCAAATACGCTAAATTATGGCGCTGGCACCTCCACTACGCCATCGACAGCATCACCGGCTGCCTCATCGCCACTCTCCGACTCACCGCCGCTATCGTCTTCGCCACTCGCATCGCCGGTGATGTTCCGCCCACAGCTCAATATGAAATCCAGTTTGGAGGACATTTTTGCTGCCATCGCGCGAAATGCAGAGAAAAACGAGAATTTCATTTATGCCGGCTGCAAGACACTGCCGCCAGTCACCTCCATCGATGATATACTTTCACAGCGGCGCCTCTCACGTCCGCTCTCCGCATACTCGATCAGTGATCTCTTGAACGAGGAAAGCAGTGCGAAGGATGAGGCGCGTGTTGAGGATTTTCTCACTGTGCTCAACACAACTTGA